In one Pseudomonas sp. 31-12 genomic region, the following are encoded:
- a CDS encoding response regulator: protein MSEDAQDVVLIVEDDPSILMVLSAYLSGEGYRVLQAENGEQAFEILASKPHLDMMITDFRLPGGISGVQIAEPAVKLRPELKVIFISGYSQEIRETDSPITRKAPILDKPFDLDKLQELMQDMLS from the coding sequence ATGAGTGAAGATGCACAAGATGTAGTACTCATCGTCGAGGATGACCCCTCGATTCTGATGGTTTTGTCCGCTTACTTGTCGGGTGAGGGTTACCGGGTTCTGCAGGCCGAAAACGGCGAGCAGGCCTTCGAAATACTGGCGAGCAAGCCGCACCTGGACATGATGATCACTGACTTTCGCCTGCCTGGCGGGATCTCCGGCGTGCAGATCGCCGAGCCTGCCGTGAAGCTGCGACCGGAACTCAAAGTGATTTTTATCAGCGGCTATTCCCAGGAAATCCGCGAGACCGACAGCCCGATCACGCGCAAGGCGCCGATTCTCGACAAGCCGTTCGATCTGGATAAGTTGCAAGAGCTGATGCAGGACATGCTGTCGTAA
- a CDS encoding ATP-binding protein translates to MSERAIILAPLGRDSQIALMMLNEAGFEGIVTRDLVTLCRELALGAGLLVISSEALLGCDLEPLLGLIEEQPAWSDLPIVLLTHHGGPEQNPASRLGPQLGNVTFLERPFHPVTLISLVTTALRGRRRQYEARDRLIDLSQSELRLQNTLETLEQQVEERTAQLRHNEEALRQSQKMEAVGQLTGGIAHDFNNMLTGIIGSLELLRRRLARGRTEDLDSLIDLGVTSANRAAGLTHRLLAFSRRQSLDSKPVEMNTLVVSMGELLQRSINESIQLDMQLSEDLWVAAADPNQLESALLNLVLNARDAMPEGGKLVVTTSNQHLDKSFTQAQSNLQPGDYVVLRVTDTGSGMPEGIINRAFDPFFTTKPIGQGTGLGLSMIYGFSKQSHGHVTIESEVGNGTTVSLYLPRYNGDVVEDTRVNIAHAPHAQDGETVLIVEDDPAVRVLVSAVLSELGYAFVEAGDADSAVPILDSGQRIDLLISDVGLPGMNGRQLAEIGRQYRPDLKVLFITGYAEHAAVRGGFLDPGMQMITKPFTFDLLTAKVREMIRI, encoded by the coding sequence ATGTCCGAGCGCGCGATCATTCTCGCGCCGCTGGGACGCGACAGCCAGATTGCGCTGATGATGCTCAACGAAGCAGGATTCGAAGGTATCGTGACCCGGGATCTGGTCACGCTGTGCCGCGAGCTGGCGCTGGGTGCCGGCCTGCTGGTGATTTCTTCGGAAGCCTTGCTGGGTTGCGATCTCGAACCGCTGCTGGGCTTGATCGAGGAACAACCAGCCTGGTCAGACCTGCCGATCGTGCTGCTGACCCACCACGGCGGCCCGGAACAGAACCCCGCGTCACGCCTTGGCCCGCAATTGGGTAACGTCACCTTCCTCGAGCGCCCGTTTCATCCGGTGACGTTGATCAGCCTGGTCACCACCGCGTTGCGTGGGCGACGACGACAGTATGAAGCCAGGGACCGGTTGATTGACCTGAGCCAAAGCGAATTGCGGCTGCAAAACACTCTGGAAACCCTTGAGCAACAAGTCGAGGAACGTACCGCCCAACTGCGCCACAACGAAGAAGCGTTAAGGCAGTCGCAGAAGATGGAAGCGGTCGGCCAACTCACCGGCGGCATCGCCCACGACTTCAACAACATGTTGACCGGCATCATCGGCAGCCTCGAGTTGCTGCGTCGACGCCTGGCCCGGGGCCGCACCGAGGACCTGGACAGCCTGATCGATCTGGGGGTGACTTCCGCCAATCGCGCGGCGGGCCTGACACATCGTCTGCTGGCGTTTTCCCGCCGCCAGTCGCTGGATTCCAAACCCGTGGAAATGAACACCCTGGTGGTGTCCATGGGCGAACTCTTGCAGCGCAGCATCAACGAAAGCATTCAACTGGACATGCAGTTGAGCGAGGACTTGTGGGTGGCCGCGGCCGACCCCAATCAGCTCGAAAGCGCCCTGCTCAACCTGGTGCTGAACGCGCGCGACGCCATGCCCGAAGGCGGAAAGCTGGTGGTCACTACTTCAAATCAACATCTGGACAAAAGCTTCACCCAAGCCCAGAGCAACCTGCAACCGGGTGATTACGTTGTGCTACGCGTGACCGACACAGGCAGCGGCATGCCGGAAGGCATCATCAACAGGGCCTTTGATCCGTTCTTCACCACCAAGCCGATTGGCCAGGGCACCGGATTGGGCTTGTCGATGATTTACGGTTTCAGCAAGCAGTCCCATGGCCACGTGACCATCGAGAGTGAAGTGGGCAACGGCACGACAGTGAGCCTGTATCTACCGCGCTACAACGGAGATGTGGTCGAGGACACACGGGTGAATATCGCCCACGCGCCTCATGCCCAGGACGGTGAAACCGTACTGATCGTCGAAGACGATCCGGCAGTGCGCGTGCTGGTCAGTGCGGTATTGAGTGAATTGGGCTACGCGTTCGTCGAAGCAGGCGATGCCGACAGCGCGGTGCCGATTCTCGACTCCGGCCAGCGCATCGACCTGTTGATCAGCGATGTGGGACTGCCTGGAATGAACGGCCGGCAGCTGGCGGAAATCGGGCGGCAGTACCGGCCTGATCTGAAAGTGTTGTTCATTACCGGTTATGCCGAACACGCGGCGGTGCGCGGCGGCTTCCTTGACCCTGGCATGCAGATGATCACCAAGCCGTTCACCTTCGACCTGTTGACGGCCAAGGTGCGGGAGATGATCCGCATCTGA
- a CDS encoding ATPase domain-containing protein produces the protein MSTSNELFSAKAATGIEGLDDILAGGLSRGHVFLLEGEPGTGKTTVALHFLLAGARAGERSLYITLSETERELRQGALSHGWELDENIHIFELTPPESLLNAEHQQSLLYSSDLELGEATKQIFEVVERVKPTRVVLDSLSEIRLLAQSSLRYRRQILAIKHYFVRYDATVLLLDDLTTESLDKTVHSVAHGVVRLEELTPNYGAERRRIRVVKYRGQKYRGGYHDFTIMGDGVHVFPRLVAAEHRGGYVRQQLTSSIKEMDALLGGGIETGSSTLILGPAGTGKSLISMIFAAAAVARGEKAALFIFDEELGLLFERMKNMGIDLQALQDTGNLLIEQVDAAELSPGEFSHRVRRCVDERNIKTVVIDSINGYQAAMPEENALVLHMHELLLYLNRRGAATFMTVAQHGLVGDMQAPVDITYLADTVILLRYFEALGKVRRAISIIKKRTGSHESTIREYRIGSTGMTIGEPLDAFQGVLRGVPTYMGASQPLLQDDVR, from the coding sequence TTGTCTACATCTAACGAGTTGTTCAGTGCAAAAGCCGCCACCGGCATCGAAGGTCTGGATGACATCCTGGCCGGTGGATTGTCCCGCGGCCATGTGTTTTTGCTGGAGGGTGAACCCGGTACCGGCAAAACCACCGTCGCATTGCATTTTCTGTTGGCCGGCGCCCGTGCCGGCGAGCGCTCGTTGTACATCACGCTTTCCGAAACCGAGCGCGAACTGCGCCAAGGGGCCTTGTCCCACGGTTGGGAGCTGGATGAAAACATCCACATCTTCGAACTGACCCCGCCGGAAAGTCTGCTCAATGCCGAGCATCAGCAAAGCCTCCTGTATTCCTCGGACCTTGAGCTGGGCGAAGCGACCAAGCAGATTTTCGAAGTGGTCGAACGGGTCAAGCCGACCCGGGTGGTCCTCGACAGCCTTTCCGAAATCCGTCTGCTGGCCCAGAGTTCCCTGCGTTATCGCCGGCAGATTCTGGCGATCAAGCACTACTTCGTGCGCTATGACGCCACGGTGCTGTTGCTCGATGACCTGACCACCGAATCCCTCGATAAAACCGTGCACAGTGTGGCGCACGGGGTGGTTCGCCTGGAAGAACTGACGCCCAACTATGGCGCCGAACGCCGGCGTATCCGCGTCGTGAAGTACCGCGGCCAGAAGTACCGTGGCGGTTATCACGACTTCACCATCATGGGCGATGGCGTTCATGTGTTCCCTCGGCTGGTCGCGGCAGAACACCGCGGCGGTTACGTCCGTCAGCAGTTGACCAGCAGCATCAAGGAAATGGACGCCCTGCTTGGCGGTGGCATCGAGACTGGTTCCAGCACGCTGATTCTCGGCCCGGCCGGCACCGGCAAGTCGCTGATCTCGATGATCTTCGCTGCAGCCGCCGTCGCCCGGGGTGAAAAAGCCGCGCTGTTTATCTTCGATGAAGAGTTGGGATTGCTGTTTGAGCGCATGAAAAACATGGGCATCGACCTGCAAGCGCTGCAAGACACCGGCAACCTTTTGATCGAGCAAGTCGACGCCGCGGAACTGTCCCCCGGCGAGTTCTCTCATCGGGTTCGTCGTTGTGTCGATGAGCGCAATATCAAAACCGTGGTCATCGACAGCATCAACGGCTATCAGGCGGCGATGCCCGAGGAAAACGCGCTGGTGTTGCACATGCACGAGTTGCTGCTGTACCTCAATCGCCGAGGCGCCGCGACGTTCATGACGGTCGCCCAACATGGGCTGGTCGGGGACATGCAGGCGCCGGTCGACATTACTTATCTGGCTGACACGGTGATTCTGTTGCGTTACTTCGAAGCCCTGGGCAAGGTTCGCCGGGCCATTTCAATCATCAAGAAACGCACCGGCAGCCACGAATCGACCATTCGCGAATACCGCATCGGCAGCACGGGCATGACCATCGGTGAACCTTTGGATGCGTTCCAGGGCGTATTGCGCGGCGTACCGACCTATATGGGCGCCAGCCAGCCACTCCTTCAGGATGATGTCCGGTGA
- a CDS encoding tetratricopeptide repeat protein — protein sequence MPQSRRYFLISLCVLFAIALAWFFLRSTTPVVPEAIKRGYSEALTQARAGQPGAARVLYQQLGRPDLSVKRRVWLHAELPNYPSPHALKLADADLQNPSADVRIAAIKSISGLVPSGQRSLLIGPLLDDSEQSVRFAAINALLGLSPDDLGLYFGPLQQAIDAWEQVLKSQPASAETQYQLARLHLHNAELKEAQQALERTVQLDPGNLPALVMQIDVLDRQGQSDAARQLLAKQLKAQPDSAYLQHALGLWLLHHGQSEFALLGLSKAVEIEPNNKDYRYDLATTLHGEQELEAAQKQLQEIVQRHPADRKARLLLINYWKESGQLQNVQILLAQLEQLNPDDPALQQGL from the coding sequence ATGCCCCAGTCCCGCCGTTACTTCCTCATCAGCCTCTGTGTCCTTTTCGCCATCGCCCTTGCCTGGTTTTTCCTGCGCAGTACGACACCCGTGGTGCCGGAAGCCATCAAGCGCGGCTACAGCGAAGCGTTGACCCAGGCGCGCGCCGGGCAACCGGGGGCCGCACGAGTTTTGTACCAGCAACTGGGTCGCCCTGACCTGTCGGTCAAACGCCGTGTCTGGTTGCATGCCGAACTGCCTAATTACCCGAGCCCGCATGCACTGAAACTGGCAGACGCAGACCTGCAGAACCCTTCGGCTGACGTGCGCATTGCAGCGATCAAAAGCATCAGCGGACTGGTGCCCAGTGGGCAACGCAGCCTGCTGATCGGACCGTTGCTCGATGACAGCGAACAAAGCGTGCGGTTTGCCGCGATCAACGCACTGCTGGGCCTGTCGCCAGATGACCTGGGCTTGTATTTCGGACCGCTGCAACAAGCCATCGATGCCTGGGAACAGGTCCTGAAGAGTCAACCCGCCAGCGCCGAAACCCAATACCAACTAGCCCGCCTGCACCTGCACAATGCCGAACTGAAAGAGGCGCAGCAGGCGCTGGAACGCACGGTGCAACTGGACCCGGGCAATCTGCCGGCGCTGGTGATGCAGATTGATGTCCTGGACAGACAGGGCCAAAGCGACGCAGCGCGGCAGTTGCTGGCGAAACAGTTGAAGGCGCAGCCCGACTCGGCCTACTTGCAACATGCCTTGGGCCTCTGGTTGCTGCATCACGGGCAAAGCGAGTTCGCCCTGCTCGGTCTGTCCAAAGCGGTCGAGATCGAACCGAACAACAAGGACTATCGCTACGATCTGGCGACTACACTGCACGGTGAGCAAGAGCTGGAAGCGGCACAAAAACAGCTGCAGGAAATCGTCCAGCGCCACCCGGCCGATCGCAAGGCCCGGCTGCTGTTGATCAATTACTGGAAAGAAAGCGGACAACTGCAGAACGTGCAAATCCTTTTGGCGCAGCTGGAACAGCTCAACCCAGACGACCCGGCGTTGCAACAAGGCTTGTAA
- a CDS encoding FUSC family protein: MQPLLQYFKAMLNPGQGVLLFALRTITAGLLTLYLAFLFDLDQPKWSIMAVVIVSQPLGGMALARSFGQVIGTTLGAVVAVLIMAIFPQAPMPFILTLALWLALCTAGGTLLRYTSSQAFVLSGYTAVVVALLAVPDQDGTFLLAVTRVTETLLAVACVCVVSLLTARPETVARSYFAKIDQVIKLLATHAAAVIRTEESEGDFHRRQMQLLGEISALDGLRRHLYFDAPRLRSANGLVQLLGNQLVLLTSRLTALRHQRELLAERWKGDLPEEIQLLRAEELAFLDELAVKGRTLSAEARHHFTALQRRFDDQAYKAEQLTETMPATLRSLAWALRWEQARMLEQLGQILELSDAIQDGREASCVFRGQENPLHLDFTLAAMNAIRAFSALLVAGLIWIETAWDGARGGMIVVGILCSLMATFPRPLLAAQSFARGLGLALVVSAFYLFMLVPMISDFELLALLLVPLLYAVAVGLSSPATTGTGIGLGLTTMLLLGPQNAGVGQNTAILWFEFAGAYIYAAALALSVYALIFPFRPVLRMRRLFNENCEQVYALLKTPATDEQQFAFESRMVDRLTMMLGLLPATHDKQSGELFEVSLGCMALGVALNQLRQQGQSNTLLNTDQQNRLLASVRETGRFVAGRPGIDVDRLLGHLHTLGDEMDDLQLVVHEHLWSVFRMRVALLIVVSFLERHRKHFQPEEPEGVPALAH, from the coding sequence ATGCAACCGCTGCTTCAGTACTTCAAGGCAATGCTCAACCCCGGGCAAGGGGTGCTGTTGTTCGCCTTGAGAACCATCACGGCCGGGCTGCTGACGTTGTACCTGGCTTTCCTGTTCGACCTTGACCAGCCCAAGTGGTCGATCATGGCAGTGGTCATCGTCAGCCAGCCATTGGGTGGCATGGCCCTGGCCCGCAGTTTCGGCCAGGTCATCGGTACCACGCTGGGTGCGGTAGTCGCGGTGTTGATCATGGCAATCTTTCCCCAGGCGCCGATGCCTTTCATTCTTACGCTGGCCTTGTGGCTGGCGCTCTGTACCGCCGGCGGCACCTTGTTGCGCTACACCAGTTCCCAAGCCTTTGTCCTCAGTGGTTACACCGCGGTCGTAGTCGCGTTGCTGGCGGTGCCTGATCAGGACGGCACGTTCCTGCTGGCCGTCACCCGTGTCACCGAGACGCTACTGGCGGTGGCCTGTGTTTGCGTCGTCAGCCTGCTGACCGCGCGCCCGGAGACGGTGGCCCGGAGTTACTTCGCCAAGATCGATCAAGTGATCAAGCTGCTCGCGACCCACGCAGCAGCGGTCATCCGGACCGAGGAGAGTGAGGGCGATTTCCACCGCAGGCAGATGCAATTGCTGGGTGAGATCAGCGCCCTTGACGGGCTGCGACGGCACTTGTATTTCGATGCGCCACGGTTGCGCAGTGCCAATGGTCTGGTGCAGTTGCTGGGCAATCAACTGGTGCTGCTGACCTCGCGGTTGACGGCGCTGCGCCACCAACGCGAACTGCTGGCCGAGCGCTGGAAGGGTGATCTGCCCGAAGAGATCCAGCTGCTGCGCGCGGAAGAACTGGCCTTTCTCGATGAGTTAGCGGTGAAGGGGCGCACCTTGTCGGCCGAAGCGCGGCACCATTTCACTGCGTTGCAACGGCGTTTCGATGACCAAGCCTACAAGGCCGAACAACTCACCGAGACGATGCCCGCCACCCTGCGTTCGCTGGCCTGGGCGTTGCGCTGGGAGCAGGCGCGGATGTTGGAGCAACTCGGGCAGATCCTGGAACTGAGCGACGCGATCCAGGACGGCCGCGAGGCCAGTTGCGTGTTCCGAGGCCAGGAGAATCCGCTGCATCTGGATTTCACGCTGGCGGCGATGAACGCGATTCGTGCATTTTCCGCGTTGCTGGTGGCCGGTCTGATCTGGATCGAGACCGCCTGGGACGGCGCCCGTGGCGGGATGATCGTGGTGGGGATTCTCTGTTCGCTGATGGCGACGTTCCCCCGGCCGTTGCTGGCCGCCCAGAGCTTTGCCAGGGGGTTGGGCCTGGCTTTGGTGGTGTCTGCGTTCTATCTGTTCATGCTGGTGCCGATGATCAGTGACTTCGAGTTACTCGCGTTGTTGCTGGTCCCCTTGCTGTATGCCGTCGCGGTAGGGCTTTCCAGCCCGGCCACCACCGGCACAGGCATTGGACTGGGCCTGACGACCATGTTGTTGCTGGGCCCGCAAAACGCAGGCGTCGGCCAAAACACCGCCATTCTGTGGTTCGAGTTTGCCGGTGCGTATATCTATGCCGCGGCGCTGGCGCTCAGTGTCTATGCGTTGATCTTTCCGTTCCGGCCGGTCTTGCGGATGCGCCGACTGTTCAACGAGAACTGCGAGCAGGTCTACGCCTTGCTGAAGACGCCAGCCACCGATGAGCAACAGTTTGCCTTTGAGAGCCGCATGGTCGATCGCCTTACCATGATGTTGGGCCTGTTGCCGGCCACCCACGACAAGCAATCCGGCGAACTGTTTGAAGTCAGTCTCGGCTGCATGGCACTGGGCGTAGCGTTGAACCAGCTCCGACAGCAGGGGCAAAGCAACACCTTGCTCAATACCGATCAACAAAACCGTTTGTTGGCCTCGGTCCGGGAGACCGGCAGGTTTGTCGCTGGGAGACCCGGTATTGACGTTGACCGGTTGCTCGGACACTTGCACACCTTGGGCGATGAAATGGACGACTTGCAGTTAGTCGTGCATGAACACTTGTGGTCAGTGTTCCGCATGCGGGTGGCGCTGCTGATCGTGGTGTCGTTTCTTGAACGTCATCGCAAACATTTTCAACCCGAAGAACCGGAAGGAGTGCCGGCCCTTGCCCATTGA
- a CDS encoding DUF1656 domain-containing protein: protein MPIDLEIGGVYLPPIAQALLLALPIFLLLDWILRRMGVLRFVWHEALFEGALYACVCATLILVMGA from the coding sequence TTGCCCATTGATCTGGAAATAGGTGGCGTCTACCTCCCGCCAATCGCCCAGGCCTTGCTGCTGGCCTTGCCGATTTTTCTGCTGCTGGACTGGATCCTCAGACGCATGGGTGTGCTGCGTTTCGTCTGGCATGAAGCCTTGTTCGAGGGTGCGTTGTACGCCTGCGTGTGCGCAACGCTGATCCTGGTCATGGGAGCCTGA
- a CDS encoding HlyD family secretion protein, translating to MKKILARLATVAVVLLAFVLGWFAWEHYTRAPWTRDARVRADVVTLSADISGRIVRLGVQDNQHVDKGQLLLEIDPARYNLAVEHAKRSVEVAKASLGQSEATIVASGALLRQRQSEERRRRTLKERAAISGEEWEKSSTDVAVAQAELLRNQANLGLAQANVQLAIAALTQAELDLQRTRVEAPVSGYVTNLLTRQGDYATAGGALLALVDSDSFYVSGYFEETKLPRIREGDRVRIELMSGETFGGTVQSIAFAIADRENLPGNRLLANINPSYTWVKLAQRVPVRIQIDADYAARNRLRAGTTATVTILENHKSQDQP from the coding sequence TTGAAGAAGATCCTTGCCCGACTCGCGACTGTTGCGGTGGTGTTGCTGGCCTTCGTGCTTGGCTGGTTCGCCTGGGAGCATTACACCCGCGCACCCTGGACCCGGGACGCTCGGGTTCGCGCCGATGTGGTGACGTTGTCCGCTGATATCTCGGGGCGTATCGTCAGATTGGGCGTGCAGGACAACCAGCATGTGGACAAAGGCCAGTTACTGCTGGAAATCGACCCCGCGCGCTACAACCTGGCGGTGGAGCATGCCAAACGCTCGGTCGAAGTGGCGAAAGCATCCCTCGGCCAGTCCGAAGCGACGATTGTCGCCAGCGGAGCATTGCTCAGGCAGCGTCAAAGCGAAGAGCGTCGACGCCGCACTCTCAAGGAGCGCGCCGCTATCTCTGGCGAAGAATGGGAAAAATCCAGCACGGACGTGGCGGTGGCCCAGGCCGAGTTGCTGCGTAATCAGGCCAACCTCGGTTTGGCTCAAGCCAATGTGCAACTCGCCATCGCTGCTTTGACGCAAGCTGAACTCGACTTGCAGCGCACCCGGGTCGAAGCGCCCGTCAGTGGTTATGTGACCAACCTGCTGACCCGGCAGGGCGACTACGCCACGGCGGGGGGCGCGTTGCTGGCATTGGTCGACAGCGATTCGTTTTATGTCAGCGGCTACTTCGAAGAAACCAAACTGCCGCGAATCAGGGAGGGCGACCGGGTCAGGATTGAATTGATGAGCGGCGAAACCTTCGGTGGCACCGTGCAGAGCATTGCTTTTGCGATTGCCGATCGGGAAAACCTGCCCGGTAACCGCCTGCTGGCCAACATCAACCCCAGTTACACCTGGGTCAAACTGGCGCAACGGGTGCCGGTGCGGATTCAGATAGATGCCGACTATGCCGCCAGGAACCGCTTGCGGGCCGGGACCACGGCCACCGTCACCATCCTGGAAAACCACAAATCTCAAGATCAACCCTAA
- a CDS encoding efflux transporter outer membrane subunit — translation MSLKAFLPSLLVLALSACAVGPDYKTPATEPANITTATDGAAGQKNFDRTRFEGIWWQQFEDPTLNQLVTQSLQGNRDLRVAFARWKAARAIRDDVSNDAMPTITSRASSDLGKGQIPGQTTKRVNSERYDLGLDMAWELDLFGRIQRNLESSDAEQQAAEADLYQLQVTMIAELVDAYGQLRGAQLREKIALANLNNQQESRKITESLRDAGVGDQLDVERADARLASVEASVPQLQAEQVRQKNRIATLLGERPDKLAVDLSPKDLPAIAKALPIGDPGELLQRRPDILSAERKLASATARIGVAKADLFPRVSLSGFLGFTAGRGSQIGSSAANAWALGPSITWAAFDLGSVRARLRGADADAEGALATYEQQVLLALEESENAFSDYGKRQQRLISLIRQSEASRAAADLAEIRYREGTVDFLVLLDAQRERLAAEDTQASAETDLYRGIVAIYKTLGGGWQPETVASK, via the coding sequence ATGAGCCTGAAAGCCTTCCTGCCGAGCCTTCTGGTACTGGCCCTGAGTGCCTGTGCCGTCGGCCCTGACTACAAGACTCCAGCGACTGAACCGGCAAACATCACCACCGCCACCGATGGCGCTGCCGGTCAGAAAAACTTCGACCGCACGCGTTTCGAAGGCATCTGGTGGCAGCAGTTCGAAGATCCGACCCTCAACCAGTTGGTGACTCAATCGCTGCAAGGCAACCGTGATCTGCGCGTGGCCTTCGCCCGCTGGAAAGCGGCCCGGGCGATTCGCGATGACGTCAGCAATGACGCCATGCCCACCATCACCAGCCGCGCCAGCAGTGATTTGGGCAAAGGCCAGATTCCGGGCCAGACCACCAAACGGGTCAATAGCGAACGCTACGACCTGGGCCTGGACATGGCCTGGGAACTGGACCTGTTTGGCCGTATCCAGCGCAACCTGGAATCCAGCGACGCCGAGCAGCAAGCGGCCGAAGCCGATCTGTACCAACTGCAAGTCACCATGATTGCCGAACTGGTGGACGCCTACGGTCAACTGCGCGGTGCACAACTGCGGGAAAAGATTGCCCTGGCCAACCTGAACAACCAGCAGGAATCGCGCAAGATCACCGAAAGCCTGCGTGATGCCGGCGTCGGCGATCAACTGGACGTGGAGCGTGCCGATGCACGCCTCGCCTCGGTCGAAGCCAGCGTGCCGCAATTGCAGGCCGAACAGGTTCGGCAGAAAAACCGTATCGCCACCCTGCTGGGCGAGCGTCCGGACAAGCTGGCCGTCGACTTGAGTCCAAAAGACTTGCCGGCGATTGCCAAGGCTTTGCCGATCGGTGATCCGGGTGAGTTGCTGCAACGTCGTCCGGACATCCTCAGCGCCGAGCGCAAACTGGCCTCCGCCACGGCCCGTATCGGTGTGGCCAAGGCTGATTTGTTCCCTCGGGTCAGCCTTAGCGGCTTCCTTGGCTTTACGGCCGGGCGAGGTTCGCAAATCGGCTCCTCGGCGGCCAATGCCTGGGCGCTCGGCCCAAGCATTACCTGGGCAGCGTTTGACCTGGGCAGCGTGCGGGCCCGTTTGCGTGGCGCCGATGCCGACGCCGAAGGCGCGCTGGCGACTTACGAACAGCAAGTGCTGCTTGCGCTGGAAGAGTCGGAAAACGCGTTCAGCGACTATGGCAAACGTCAGCAACGACTGATCTCGCTGATCCGTCAAAGCGAAGCGAGCCGTGCCGCCGCGGACCTGGCCGAGATTCGCTACCGCGAAGGCACCGTGGACTTCCTCGTCCTGCTGGATGCCCAACGTGAGCGCTTGGCGGCCGAAGATACCCAAGCCTCGGCGGAAACCGATCTCTATCGCGGCATTGTCGCGATTTACAAAACCCTTGGCGGTGGCTGGCAACCAGAGACGGTCGCTAGCAAGTAA